The segment TTATGTCTTAACAACTCTTTACTAGGATAGTTCAGTATTTGTGAAGTAGAGAACAATTGTATTTTAAACTACCATGCATTGCTAACAACACATATTATACTTCAAGCTATTTCATGAACAAATAGTCTAACTTCTgaaattttttttcacaatgcaGTAAATATGATATAGACTTCTAGTTGGAAAGTTCCAACTGCAAGGATCTGTAACATTTTGTCTCCTTGAAGAGCTAATCTTCTTTTATCTTTCCAATTATAATGTTTATGATTAAGCCAAATGTTAGTTTGAAAAAACACTCAGATAATTGTGAGAgtgagcaggaaaacaaaatgctggAGTTCATCTCTATCAAACCAGTTGTGCTTAGTAATAAACAAATTTTATTGCAATcactttcatttcagtttcttctaGCTTGTAATGTGGATCCTTCTGTTCTGATGTGGTCATTAGCGGTATAATACAGTACAGAAGTTACCAGTAGTGTACTCAGGAACACACTGCCACCTATTAACAGTCAGGTAttggggagggctgggaaggTAAGGAGTTCCAGTTCTTGCTTGCCTAAAGATCAGGGGAAGAAGGAGCATCACCTGCCATGCTGAGCAGAGGTGATACGTCCTGATAGAGAGAAGGGACTGCAGCCACGGGGACCTGACTTTCCAAGAATGCATTTTGAACAGCACTTTTGAGAACTGACTCTTTTTACGTAGGGTATTGCTTAATTAAACCAATTTACTTTCTTTGCAGTTCTGGtgatatataatttttttttttttttttttttttgaaagcatggCCTGCAGTTCTCCCCATTCCACTCCCCACCTCCCATGTGCAGTGAAAAACAGACATCTGAACAAAACTACATAATTTTAGAAGACTTAACAGATCTTTCGGAAACGCAGAGATAATACAGACTCTTTAATGTGTCAGTATGTGTGTACCAATCCCAATGGTTAGTTTGTTCAAGCAAGAACAGATCTAATAAGATGTATCATTCAAAATGGGTCCAAACTGGCCTAACAGGTTGTTGTTAGTAAGATTAAACCAATACATCTATAAAAAGGTTTATTTGTTTCtaacttaaaagaaaataaataaataactaaattgCGCTTTTAGCTGCAATATGACTTCAGGAGGAGCTTGCAGGTCTTAATTCAGTAATCAATGAGAACTCAGATTAGATTAGGGCACCAGCTTGTGTTTTTGGGGTTACAGCCCAGCAAATCTGTGTTGCAAAGGCAAGGGCTAGCAAATTCTCTCCTTTACACATATATTCCTTTGtccaaaaaaatgcatatttgttACTAAGAACTGAGCTGAATTGCTCAATATCGTACGTGTCAACTGAGGATATTCAGTTTGattgtaatttttctgtttatagcTTCTAGATCTATAGGTTCCATGATGATATTACCTTGTAATCGCTTCATCATCTTGCAGTGAAAAAATGCCAGGCCAACTGAGGTGAAACAAATGAACACACAAGATAATTCATACTAAAATAATaccaagagttttttttttttattttttttattttttccctagatAAAACTATTAAATTGGACCTAACACAGACCTGATTTATTCTGTGTATTAAATAGAATTCCCTTTCTTCCTATAACTCCCTCCCTTTTGGTATTTTCTAAAGCAAATGCattgataaatattttgttgtgaTGCTGTTCTGAAttcatggtctgaatttttgggtagacctgtgtggtgtcaggAGTTGAACTCGATGATCTTTATGGGtgccttccaacttgggatatcctatgattctatgcagCATCTTCCTTAAGTCAATACCAAGCATAGATTTTTGGTCTACTTGGGCAATCCAccctcatttttttatttttatttttctcccagcttcctattttttctgcttcctagTTTAACTGTTTTGTTGCCAGTGGACCATAATATGGACTTTGGCATCCATCTCTCTGCCCAGCCACTCCCTTGAAATTCTACTCCTCAGTAAAATTCTCCTGCAAGTAAAAACTGACTCAGCATATGTTAGCCAAGGCTGCTGAGtattaatttatgaaaatgtcaACAAGTTAACTGGCTCATATTTGATGGAGCCTGCCACAGTAGGTGACTCAAGGGGCAATTTGGTGCTATTGCCGAGTTGATGTATTAGCAAACTGTTCCCATAAGTGTTGTTCTCTGCTTGGGTGAAGAGTGAGTAAGTTCAAGATGtcttctctgaggaaaaaatgttctttgatGGTTGTTATTTCTGTATGCAGAACCACTCTTGGGTGCATCTGCCATTGACACACCCACCCCGTGGCTGCATGAGCACCTGCTTCTAcaccagagaagcagcagaaatgcaCAGCTGGAGACGAGGACAAGAACTGAGAATACACTTTTTGGCAGTACTCAGCCTTGTCAGtattttaaactcagataaTGAGCTAAGACAAGGATAGGAGAAGAAAGAGTAAGGCAGAATTTTCTTAGAAATTGTATGTCTATGAAACAAGAAGGCAGACTTCAACAGAAGTACTGACTAAAGGTTTTGTATCTGTTCTACCCTTTCTTATATCAGAGAAAGCACAGCTTTCTGAATGCCATCTAACCATTGATTGCTGGTGAATAGAATTAAGAAAGTGATCTGGCTCAAATGAAGATTTTCCTCACTATTAGGCTCTACCCATTAGGCTCTCTCCTCTGAAGTGTGCACATCAAGAATTTTGCTGACATTAAGTAAATggaaaattactttatttttattcaaagtaaacagaaagtttgaaattatttaaagaaTATAGGTGTGACGCTTTAAAATTTAGATCAAAACCATTGCAGAAATGACTACTTACCAGTAGAATAGGATGTTTGGAGTAAATGTCACTTGCTTCTTAGAATTACGGTTTGCTAATTATTCTGATAATCTTATGGTATAATTTTATATCTAACTCACTATACTCTACAAACTGATACTTTGTCAATATGCAAGCATTGTATGTACAACTGAAATACATGACATGGTAATGTGGTAGCTTCCATTAATTATTGTTGCCTGAGGTTTGACTATTTTGAAATGATGGAAAGTTCTGCTGTACTTACACTTTCAAAGTTAAAATTGTGATTACTGCACCTTCCAACAAAGAGAACCCTTGGAGCAGGTGCTCTCCAGCTTTGTGTGCTGCAGGTTTTGCTGCTGAGCTTTAGCTCTTTTCATTATGCTTACACGTTTCCCAGTGGCTGCAGAATACCGCTTTCATTATGATAGCAGAGTTCCTCCTGGATAAAAAACAATTTAGTTCTCAAAAAGAGTAAACGAACTTCTGTCATGGTGTTTCAGAAGATTAAAAGTATATCCAAActgtaggaagaaaatgcaatgcaatgcaaagaaaaggaaacaacaaaGCTCAGTAAACCTGTCTGTAGAAATACAATTGCATTTTGGATCGAAATAAATTTATACAGTTCTGTATCTGATGGGTCTTTTGCTCTGAATATACTAaccaaataaacatttttcttgcaaGTTTTCTTGATGTCAGGGCAGTTTCACAGATACATATGGgaagagaattttctttttttttttttcttctcctgtgtaATAAGTAATGATGGCCAATGACACTGAAGGTGTTATGGTGCTGGTTTTACtgagtttaaaaaacaagcaaacaaaacaaaaaaaacatatatgcTTGAATGGTTCTTTTAACTAGATGTTCAAGAGCAAGTTAACTTTTAACAGAGAGGGGGCAATAGATTTCAGCATTAAGCAGTAAATTCTGTTTGAAATGGACATAATGAACCTGTTGTGACCTTATGGAACCAACAGCATTGACTGAGAACCCTGGAGACACAGGCATGATGTAGGGGAGAAGGATTAGGGCTCTAAATATGAGCTTTAGCAATATAATTCTTTTTGTGTCAGATTTTTCAAGGTTAAAGATGTGtatcagggaaggaaaaaaaaaaaagagagagagaaaactgcTTCTGCGGGCTTGTTATTTGTCATATTACATTTGCCATAACCACGTTTGACaggcttttctttattttttccagcagaCAATATTATTGTTGAAGATTAGTCAGATGCCTTCTGTCCATTCCCTGCCTCACACGCTATGTCATGCAAGCAAGCTTTGATACACTTAGCATATAATTTAAATGAATGACTAATTTGGCAAGCATAATGGAAGGCACGCACACTATCCTTCAATTGCACAAACCCATTATGGAGCTTTGTTACGTCAGCTTTTATCTTCCAGAGGGAAAAGTCAGAGGATTTACTTACAAGGGCTGTGTAACTCTGGATAGAACCAGTAAACGTTTTTGCAATTGCTATAAAGTACAGGAGCGGTCAGAAATGGAGATGAGAGAACAGCCATATGAAAACTTTGGAGATATTATTTTCAAGCAAACTACAACGAAAGACATTCTCATTGAGCTGTACAGGCTAactactgaaaaggaaaaactgttATCCAGTCTTTTGAGATCACATCATATTCCAAGCCTTGATACAGGACAACAGGAGGGAAAGCAACAGGCTGTTTCTGGAGTCCAAAAACATAGAGGAGATGACTACTCCAGTTTTACATATCATCAGGAATTCTTTCTGGATTCCACAAGTAGCGacaattttaattgcaaaaaaaagagtaaatataGAAAGAAAGAGAGCTTTGAGGAATTCAGGCACTGGAAAGGGACAAAAAAGGTGCATGAACAACATCCTTCTTTGCTGATTGGGCAAGGCATACATCTGGGAAATCAGAAGATGCCCCCCACAAGATTTCCTATCAGGAGTTTTCCCGGTTCCTTTTCCGCATCCAGTTGTCTAACAGTAAAAGGTAAGGATGACTTACCACTAGAAATTGGTATTCAaccagaaagagagagagaagatggGTATTTTCTTGAAAGCAACAAAGTTATGAAACTGGATGCCAACTTACCAAGCTGTGTATCAAAAGACAGCAATGATATGGTTCCAGTTGAACTATTGGATAATGGAGAATGCATTCTTGAAGTTAAGAATGTACAGCAGAGTATCACTTTGGTAGAGCCATCTCAGGACAATCTATCTAACCAACTAGAGACATTAAGTAAACCTGCAGCTGCTAAAAGCTTGAAAGATAAATGTACTGAGCAGGTATGCAAGGAGAAAGCAGCAATCGGAGTTGTTGTGAAAGTGCAGGATTCAGAAGCTTGTCTTAAAAAAGCCACACAAACCCATGCAGAGTCTTTATCTGATTTTCACAAAGGTAAAGAAACTGCTTCTCCCAATCTCACAGCAGTACCTAATGAGTTTATATCAAGAACTGGTGTATATTCGGTAGATGAAGCTGCTGGAGACTCTAAAAACAGCGtgcagcaggaagaggagcGAGACGGCTCTGTTTTGCAGTACAAAGCAGAGAGAGTGCACATTACTGATGAGTCATGCAACCCTGTGGGAGCAGTCAATAAAGCTCTTCTGAAAGTTATACGGAGTGACAGTTTAGATGAAGCTGCAGAATGGAAGAGACTGCAACAAATTACAGCAGCAGACAGAAACCTGCCAGGCTCAATATATGAGAAAAGAACCACGGTATCCCGGGGAAGCAGCaagcatttatttctgaacCTGCCTGTAAGTGAAGGTCCTGATGTTTCTCAGACAGGTAATAATCTTAAACTGGAAGAGAAAAGGCTGCATTCACCCTCGTTAATAGCTGTGAGTAATGTTTTTAGTAATTCCTATCCGCTATCTAATACACACAAACAAATGTCACCTATTCCTTCTCCATTATCTTCAAGACTGCCTAGCCCACAGCTGCATCATCGGATTCTCCCTCTACCTGCACAGAACGGCAAGGACGAACCTATGTTCGGTGACTATTGCAGTGGGAGGCACGGTGCTATAAACCTCTCTTTCAATGATTTGGAGCCGCAGTTTTATCTGAAGTTTTCTGAACCTGGAGAATTGGGATTTGCCATCAGACAACCGGGCCTACATCAGAATGCAACTGCAGGGCATTTTGAAAAGCGCACTCTACAAGGAAGATTCACTACTCGGACACCTCAGAATTTCTGCCCAGGTCAGTCCTATTTTAGATATTCCTAAACTAGCAGAATTGACCATGCACGAAACTATcagagctttttaaaatattagccTTTAATAATAAACCATGTTTCCTTTCAAACTATGTTTCACTGCTTAAAGAATGAGTGAAAAGTTGttgaatttttaaacaaaagttaTAGCTACATAGGATTTGctttcagatgcatttttttttgtcagattaTGTTCAATGTTGTTACCAAATCACTTATTATGATTTAACCAAAGGTAAATAGATACACAGAGAGGAAGCATGTtaaactttattatttattttatcagtaACTATGTATAATTTTTCAACTTACAGAAATATATCCTAACATAATAGCTAAGATAATAccttaaatagattttttttctatataaaaaggtcctgcttttcctgtgttttaatCTGTCAAAATGCTGTCATAACTTTTATTGTCCaaagcattatttttcatttgtttggcTTTGCTTACAGAATGTTGTATGAGCAAGCTAATTTACATTGCCTTAAGTATAGGACTGGTGTTGTGACCATTTAGCTACAAGAGATTGATGTAAATTCTCCACCAACAAAATGCTTGCTTTTAAAAGGACTGCATGCAAGAGTCATGTTAAAAAAACGCTGGAGTAAAGTGTATGGgtgttttttaaacatatacTGTGAATATAAAAATGCATGAATGACATACTATACAGCTAGCTTTATTAGCTAGAACTTTGACATTtatatcctttttctttttttttttttcttttcttttttttttcttttctttttttttttcccctttagtaATAAGAAAGCCAGAGGACCTAATTCCACAGTGGTCTGGGTGTGGCTTAGGCTGGTCTGTATGTGTTTTAGGAAGGGGTAA is part of the Anas platyrhynchos isolate ZD024472 breed Pekin duck chromosome 5, IASCAAS_PekinDuck_T2T, whole genome shotgun sequence genome and harbors:
- the LOC140002650 gene encoding formin-1-like isoform X3 — protein: MTNLASIMEGTHTILQLHKPIMELCYVSFYLPEGKVRGFTYKGCVTLDRTSKRFCNCYKVQERSEMEMREQPYENFGDIIFKQTTTKDILIELYRLTTEKEKLLSSLLRSHHIPSLDTGQQEGKQQAVSGVQKHRGDDYSSFTYHQEFFLDSTSSDNFNCKKKSKYRKKESFEEFRHWKGTKKVHEQHPSLLIGQGIHLGNQKMPPTRFPIRSFPGSFSASSCLTVKGKDDLPLEIGIQPEREREDGYFLESNKVMKLDANLPSCVSKDSNDMVPVELLDNGECILEVKNVQQSITLVEPSQDNLSNQLETLSKPAAAKSLKDKCTEQVCKEKAAIGVVVKVQDSEACLKKATQTHAESLSDFHKGKETASPNLTAVPNEFISRTGVYSVDEAAGDSKNSVQQEEERDGSVLQYKAERVHITDESCNPVGAVNKALLKVIRSDSLDEAAEWKRLQQITAADRNLPGSIYEKRTTVSRGSSKHLFLNLPTA
- the LOC140002650 gene encoding formin-1-like isoform X2, giving the protein MTNLASIMEGTHTILQLHKPIMELCYVSFYLPEGKVRGFTYKGCVTLDRTSKRFCNCYKVQERSEMEMREQPYENFGDIIFKQTTTKDILIELYRLTTEKEKLLSSLLRSHHIPSLDTGQQEGKQQAVSGVQKHRGDDYSSFTYHQEFFLDSTSSDNFNCKKKSKYRKKESFEEFRHWKGTKKVHEQHPSLLIGQGIHLGNQKMPPTRFPIRSFPGSFSASSCLTVKGKDDLPLEIGIQPEREREDGYFLESNKVMKLDANLPSCVSKDSNDMVPVELLDNGECILEVKNVQQSITLVEPSQDNLSNQLETLSKPAAAKSLKDKCTEQVCKEKAAIGVVVKVQDSEACLKKATQTHAESLSDFHKGKETASPNLTAVPNEFISRTGVYSVDEAAGDSKNSVQQEEERDGSVLQYKAERVHITDESCNPVGAVNKALLKVIRSDSLDEAAEWKRLQQITAADRNLPGSIYEKRTTVSRGSSKHLFLNLPVSEGPDVSQTGNNLKLEEKRLHSPSLIATA
- the LOC140002650 gene encoding formin-1-like isoform X1, producing MTNLASIMEGTHTILQLHKPIMELCYVSFYLPEGKVRGFTYKGCVTLDRTSKRFCNCYKVQERSEMEMREQPYENFGDIIFKQTTTKDILIELYRLTTEKEKLLSSLLRSHHIPSLDTGQQEGKQQAVSGVQKHRGDDYSSFTYHQEFFLDSTSSDNFNCKKKSKYRKKESFEEFRHWKGTKKVHEQHPSLLIGQGIHLGNQKMPPTRFPIRSFPGSFSASSCLTVKGKDDLPLEIGIQPEREREDGYFLESNKVMKLDANLPSCVSKDSNDMVPVELLDNGECILEVKNVQQSITLVEPSQDNLSNQLETLSKPAAAKSLKDKCTEQVCKEKAAIGVVVKVQDSEACLKKATQTHAESLSDFHKGKETASPNLTAVPNEFISRTGVYSVDEAAGDSKNSVQQEEERDGSVLQYKAERVHITDESCNPVGAVNKALLKVIRSDSLDEAAEWKRLQQITAADRNLPGSIYEKRTTVSRGSSKHLFLNLPVSEGPDVSQTDCLAHSCIIGFSLYLHRTARTNLCSVTIAVGGTVL